GGCTTGTTACAGCTAAGTAACAATTGTAACAAGTGAACCGTATTCTTCCATCCCAGTTATTGTTTTCCTAAATATACCTGATAGGAAGAGATTGGTATAATCTATTATTTACTTGATAGACCAAATATGAAGAGCATGGAAGTTTAATAGTTAAATTTTGGTTAATGCCTAAAAATATTACATGTAGTAGTTTCTTAGTATAAGCAATTCAACTAGGAGGCTATGAAATGAATAAATTCAAAAAGTTAGTTATGGCAACAACATTGGTTATTAGCGCTATGGTCCTGCCGACAGTGGCCGACGCTTCATCATATACAGTACAAAAAGGAGATTCTTTTTGGAAGATCGCAAATGAATTCAATATAACACTTGCAAACCTGCAAATAGCAAACAGCCGTTCAGGAAGTCTGTTGTATGCTGGTGAAACAATCAAAATCCCGAATTACGTTTCCCAGGAAGATAAAGAACTGATGGCCAAGCTGGTCCACGCCGAAGCAAAAGGTGAGCCTTACGCAGGAAAAGTTGCTGTTGCAACAGTCGTTCTGAACCGCGTTGATCACAAAGAATTTCCGGACACAATTGAAGGTGTCATCTATGAAAAAGTGAAAGGCCACTATGCATTCACACCTGTTCAAAACGGCGCAATCAACCAAGGGTACAATGCTGAAGACATGCGCGCAGTTAATGAAGCTGTGGCATTTCGCGGTCAAGGAAGCGGATCTATCTATTTCTATAATCCGGAAACTGCAAAAAGCGATTGGATCCTGTCCCGTGAAACAACGGTAACAATCGGAAACCACCGCTTTGCAAAATAAAATATTGAAAGTGCCTGTCACCGGGAACGTTTCCGGCGGCGGGCACTTTTTTAAAATATGCGCTTTTTACTTGTGCCATGCCCTTTGAAATTTGTGAACTTTGGAGAATTTACTGTGAACTTTGGCATTTAAGGAATTCACTGCGCACAATTTACCAATAAGTAATCAAATCTATAATGCTCTCATAACAAAATTTACAAGTGTCGTTATATCAAAAACCGGTAAATCAGTTATCTCCCGTATAGCACTTATATAAGGTCCCATATTGGTACATTCCAAAACAATTGCTGTTATTTCCGGATGTGTGCTGATGAGTTCCATAACGGCCTTCTTCATTTCCAGTGAAACCTTTTCCATATCCAATACTTCTGTCTCATCTACAATTGCACGAGTAAATGACGGCATATCATCCATTCCTTCAATAACAACCTGCACGTGGTGGGCATTCACACCCTCTAAATGCTTTCTTGTCAGACTGGCTTTTCTTGCGGTCAGTATACCTATTTTTCCCCTTGTCAGCATATGTGCAAAAGGAATCTGCATTAAACTTGATGAAAGGAATGGAACTTTCAAGCGATCTTGAATTTCCCTATGAAATAATGAAAGGAATCCACAACTCGTTGTTATTACTTTAACTCCTTGTTCCTCCAGAAACGCTGCTGAATGAATAAAAGGCTCGATTAATGCAGTATCCTCCATTTTGACTACCCGTTCTATCGTTGCATTTTTCACCACTTTATATTCAACCGGATAGGAAAATGTTTTTGGATTACCTATATCTCCAATCGGCCTGTCAAATATCGTATCGAGCATGAGGACTCCCAAATTTGGCGAATTCATTTAAATAAACCACACAATCAATCCGATGGCTAAAAAATACAATGAGTTCGGTAATGCCAGCATCATTACTTTTAATGGGTCTACTTTTTT
The genomic region above belongs to Virgibacillus doumboii and contains:
- a CDS encoding aspartate/glutamate racemase family protein codes for the protein MNSPNLGVLMLDTIFDRPIGDIGNPKTFSYPVEYKVVKNATIERVVKMEDTALIEPFIHSAAFLEEQGVKVITTSCGFLSLFHREIQDRLKVPFLSSSLMQIPFAHMLTRGKIGILTARKASLTRKHLEGVNAHHVQVVIEGMDDMPSFTRAIVDETEVLDMEKVSLEMKKAVMELISTHPEITAIVLECTNMGPYISAIREITDLPVFDITTLVNFVMRAL
- a CDS encoding cell wall hydrolase, which encodes MNKFKKLVMATTLVISAMVLPTVADASSYTVQKGDSFWKIANEFNITLANLQIANSRSGSLLYAGETIKIPNYVSQEDKELMAKLVHAEAKGEPYAGKVAVATVVLNRVDHKEFPDTIEGVIYEKVKGHYAFTPVQNGAINQGYNAEDMRAVNEAVAFRGQGSGSIYFYNPETAKSDWILSRETTVTIGNHRFAK